The sequence AGAAGGGCACACAGACGCAAGCGGAAAAGCGGAAGTAAATCAAGAGTTGTCTGAGAAAAGAGCAAAGAGCGTGAGAGAAGAGTTTGTAAAAGAAGGAATAGAAGAAAGCAAAGTGAGAATAATAGGATTTGGACACAGAATGTCGGTGGACACAAACGAAACCGCCGCAGGAAGAGCCAACAACAGAAGAGTAGAAATATTTGTAGAATAACAAAAACGGCAAAGTGAAAAGTGACACGAAGTGTCATCCCGGAATGTCTTAATCCGGGATCCATGTTTGCTAAATATTATACGTGTTCATTATTTAACGGTAAAGTGAAAAGTGAAAATAACAACAAAGACGAAACGGCAATTGCAAATTAGCAAATAACGACAAAGATAAAACGGCAGATCCCGATTTAAATCCGGAATCTGCCGTTTCTTTTTGTTTGTAATTGCCGTTTCTTACCCTCGTACCATCTCAACTTCCCACCCTCTATTTTCGCTTTTTTGCCTTTTCGGGTGTAAAAGTAGTAAAATAGGATAAATCTTGCCTTAAAAGGAACTTATGAATATTTACATGCTGTTAATTGTTTCATTTATTTTTCTCATCTATGTTCTGCAGTCTGTTGCAGATATTTTAAACGTCAGAAACATATCTGCAAAAATTCCTAAAGAGTTTACCGGATACTTTAATAAAGACAGCTATGCCAAATCTCAAAAATATCTTAAAACAAAAACTAAGTTTTCTTTGCTGCAAGCTTCGTTTTTTACCGTTGTTGAGATAGTTTTTATATTTGCCGGCGGTTTTAATTTTGCAGATTTATTAGCGCGTTCTTTTGGTTTTGGGGAAATTGTTACGGGCTTAATATTTTTCGGACTTTTATTTTTTGCTCTTGAAATTTTAAAAATTCCGTTTGGCGCTTACGATACTTTTGTAATAGAAGAAAAATTCGGATTTAATAAAACCAAAGCGGTTACTTTTATTGCGGATTTAATTAAAAACTGGGTTATAAGCGCGGTAATTTTAGGCGCAATTTTTATTGTTGTCTTGTGGTTTTTTACGGAGTTTGGAAAGTTTGCGTGGATTTATTCCTTTGCGGCTGTCGCCGTAATAGAGATGTTTTTTGCGTTTGTTTACCCAGTTGTAATAATGCCGTTGTTTAATAAATTTACTCCTTTGAAAAACGGAAAACTTAAAACCTCCGTTGAAAAATACGCGGCGAAAGAAAATTTTAAAATGAAAGGTCTTTTTACTATGGACAATTCGAAACGTTCCACAAAATCTAACGCTTTTTTTACCGGTTTCGGACGTTTTCGCAGAATAGTTTTATTTGATACTCTCATAAAAAAACATACGGTTGAAGAGCTTACAAGCGTGCTGGCTCACGAAATGGGGCATTTTAAATTGGGGCATATAAAGAAAGATTTAATATACGGATTTATTTCTATGGCGTTTATGTTTTTTTTGCTTTCTGTTTTTATAAATTCGCCGTGGCTTTTTGAAGCTTTTAAAATGCAAACCGCGTCTGTTTACGCGGGCGTTGTGTTTTTCGGATTTTTATATATTCCGATATCTTTTATTATAGGTATTATCTCAAGCGCAATTTCCAGAAAGCATGAATACGAAGCTGACGCCTATGCCGTTAAAACTTATAAAAAGCCAAAAGCCATGATTGACGCTCTTAAAAAATTATCTGTGGATAACCTCTCAAATTTGTATCCTCATAAATTTAAAGTGTTTTTGGAGTATTCTCACCCTCCTACGCTTGAAAGAATTGAGGCTATAAAGAAAATAAAAATTACGGAGAAAAAATGAAAAAAATCCTGACAGCTTTTATTGCGGTTGTAATTTTTGTATGCACGGCTTGGGCAAGACAATATTTTGAAACCTATTCTCAAAGCAGCAATCCTCTTTTTTATTTTGATATTGCCGATGCAGGAGATATGTTTTATGCAGGCAACGGATCTTTTGCGGACAGGGACGAGTTTTCAGCATGGACTCTTGGCGCGCGTCATATTTCCGTAATAGAAGATGCGGCGGGTTACTGGTCGTGGCTGTTTGGAAGTTTGCCTGTAAATTCTAATGCCGTAACAGTTTCTATCGGCACGTACTTAATACAAAATGCCGATGCAATATCAACCATGGGCGCAAACGGCGGAGGCAAAACAACTTTGCTTGCCGCAATAATAGATAATGAATTTAGAGATTACTACAATACCGGTTTTGACGGAGGAGTAAAAGCTTACGGACAAATAAGAGTAGGTTTTGTCTCAGCTCCAAACATAGGGTATATGGGGAAACTTAAACTTTTGCCTGATAACGGAGCTTCGGCGCATATGTCAAGCGTAATTTTGCACGAACTTGGACACGCTCTTGGCATATCAAGCGATAAACTCTATTCCGGCAGCGATATGTTTTTTGCGGAGTATTCTTCCGGAACCGGAGCGCTTTCTCTTATGGATAATCACATTTACGACTCTACCGGAACAAAAGCGCAGATAGGAATGCAGATAATTTCAACCGCTGTTTACACAAGCGGCGCGTTTAATATAATACCGGTCGGCGACGCTTCTCTTGACGACCCGTCCGTAGGAGGATACGCTTTTTTTCAGGGGACAAACGTAAACGAAGTTATAGATCCGGACGATATGCACGACTACAACGATCTATATTTTGCCTTCAATAATCCTAATAAAATTTTTGGAATTCCGCTGCTTGGTTTACGCGACGGCGCGGGAAACGCTTTTAGTCATACGGAACTTCGCAACAGCATGATGAGCCACCAGCAATACCGTAACTGGAGCACGTATATGGAAGCGGAACTTGCTCTTTTACAGGACATAGGCATTAATCTTGACAGAAAAAATTTTTACGGATATTCAATATACGCAGACAATGGTTTTTACGCAATTCCTTTGAATTTAACTTATAGCGCAAGAAATTCTACCGGCGGTTATATTTCCGGGGAGTATAACTTTACGCCATACGCCGTAGGGCTGCATGTTTACGGAAGCTCAAACGCTTTTTTAACAATGACAAACGCAAGTATTTTAACGGAAGGTTTTTCTTCGGTTGGAATACGCGTGGACGGCGAGTGGAACTCTGTAAATATAGACGCCAATTCAATAGTTTCCGCTAACGGGGAATACGGCGCCGGCATTTTGGTAAGTTACGGCAAAAATCATAAAATATTCAGTTCGGGAACGGTTACGGCTTTAGGCGCAAACGGAATTGCCGCGCGTTTTGATTTCGGAGATAATATTCTTGGAAATTCCGTTGAATACAGAGGTTCGTTTATCAGAGGAAATACCGATGCTTACGGCGAGTGGGCGGCGGATAAAACTCTTTTGCCGGAGATTGACGGCGCGCTTGTAAATGCGTTTGCCGTTAGCGGCGCTCTTAAAGGAAATAAAGCCGCAATTTATATTTCAAAAAATGCTTTTGTAGGGAAAATATTTATATTAAAAGGCGCAGAGCTTTCCGGCGATATAATTTCAGACTGGGATAAAAATGCGAATTTTATACAGAATGCAACCCCAAATGCGCTTGTAACCGACCTTACTTTCGGGCTTTTGCTTGACAATGACGAAAATGCTTTTCCCGACATGTCTTTTAATATGTCTTACAGCGGAAATATTGCTGCAAAAAAATCTTTAAACGTTTCGCATTTTGCGGGAAATCTTACTTTTGACGGAAAAATGACGGGGCTTAATCAGTTTTACGTTGGCGATAACGCTTCTTTTAATGTAGTCTCTTACTACGATTCGCCTGCGGTTATTGAAGCGGATAAAGTTATTTTTTCACCCGATGCCGTTTTAAATGTAAACGTTCAAAATTCTTTTGCGTATAAACTTAAAGCGCCGTTGCTTTTATTTGCCTCTCCGAACGTTACGTTGAATTCTTCGGATAATGTTTTTTTTAACGGAACGCTTAATACTCAGTCCGGTTTTTACGATAATTTAGACTCTCATTTTGCAATTGAAAACACTTCGGAAGGTTATGCTTTAAATGTTGTGTTTACGCCCACGGACGCAACGACGCTTTCCGCAGAAAGAACCGCCGCAAGCGCCGTCGGCGCGCCTTTGGCTGTTGCGGTAAACTCAAACGATTCAAATTCTATTTTTTCCGCGGCGTCTTTAGCGTTGAAAAATTTAGCGGGTGATTGGAACGTATGGTTTGCGCCTTCGTATAATTTTGCAAATTCAAACGACAGCGTAAATTATTCAATAAACTCTTTTTCATTGTCGGCGGGGCTTGATAAAAAGATTTCAAATTCTTTTGTTTTGGGAACGGGTTTAAGTTTTGCGCGTCCCGAGTATAAGTCGGACGCTGCAAATGTTCAAACTTCGGCTTTTTCCGCTTTTGTCTATGCGGGCGCAAATGTTTTTGAAAAGCTTGAAATAAATCTTTTCGCAAGCGGAACCGGAAATATTTATTCCCAAACAAGATGCGTCGGTGCGCAGAAATACGAAAGCGATTATAACGGCTCTGCGTATGATTTCGGCGTTAAAGTAAACCGCAGTTTTAAAGCGTCGGAAAAAATAACTTTAACTCCTTTTGCGTCTTACGAATATCTTGTTTTAAATGTTGCAGAATACAAAGAATCAAACGGAACTTACGCTTTAAAGTTTGACGATTCGTCTGAAAAAACATCAAGATTAAATACCGGAGCGCAGGCAGGTTTTGTAATTTCAAAAATTTTAACTTTAGACGCTAAAGTTTATTATTCGGGACTTTTCGGCGACACTAAAGCGCAAACTCTTGTCAGCTTTATCGGCGACGAAAGCGTTTCAAACCTTACAACTTCAAACGCTTTAGATAAACATTCGCTTGGGGCAGGTTTAAAACTTTGGGCGCCTGTCGCGCAAAATTCAAAAATATCTTTCGGATATAATTTACTTATCGGCGAAAATACCGATAACCACAGAATTGATTTGAATTTTGTTTTAGGCATATAAAGGAGAAGGGAATGGATAAACTTCTTAAAGATTTATTGTTGTCCGACGGAGTTTCCGGATACGAAGAAAACGTTGCAAAAATTATGAAGGGCGCGCTTTCCAAAGTTGCGGATTTTGTTGAAACCGACAATTTCGGAAACGTGATAGCAAAAAAGGGGAAAGGCAAAAAGAAAATAATGATTGCCGCCCACATGGACGAAATCGGATTAGTCGTAAAACACATAAGTTCAAACGGTTTTATTTATTTTGTTAAAGTCGGCGCAATAAACGATTCTATTTTGCCCGGCATAGTTGTGGAAATTGTCAACAAAAAAGGCGAACATATAAAAGGCGTGCTGGGCACAAAACCGCCGCATTTAATGAGCGCGGAAGAAGCAAAAAAACCTGTAAAATTTGACAGCATGTTTATAGACATAGGTCTTGGTTCAAGAAAAGAGGTTGAAAAAGTTGTTGAAATAGGCGACCAGATAATTTTTGAACCGAACGCCGGCGTGTTAAACGGAGATATTTATTACGGCAAGGCCGCAGACAACAGAATAAGCTGTTACGCAATGGTGAAAGTTTTAGAAAAACTCCCAAAAAATTTAGACGCTGAAGTTTACGCGTGCGCCACGGCGCAGGAAGAAGTAGGTTTAAAAGGCGGCAAAACATCGTCATTTAAAGTAAATCCGGATTTTGCTTTGGTAATAGATACAACGGTAGCCGGCGATATGCCCGGAATTGAAGAAAAAGTTTCGGCGCTAAAACTCGGCGCGGGCGTTGCCCTGACATTTTTGGAAGCTTCCGGCAGAGGCACAATTGTTCCTCAAAAAGTCAGACAGCTTATGCTTGAGGCGGCAAAGAAAAATAAAATTGCGCATCAAATAGATATAATAGACGGCGGAATGACCGACGGCGCCATAATTTATACAAACCGAGAAGGAATTCTAACCGGAATTTTAAGCATACCTACAAGATATATCCATGCGCCAACGTCGGTATTTAACATAAAAGATGTTGAAAGCGCCGTAGATTTAGCCGTTGAAACAATTAAAAAAGCGGCTAAAGAAATTTAGAAAGGCAAAGTGGGAAGTTAAAAGCGGAATTAACGGTACAAAACAATTTGTTGTTGTTCTTTTTAGCTTTTAAATTTACGCTTTACATTCTGAGGTAATCAGTGTTAAATTTTGCAATACTTGCAAGCGGTTCAAGCGGCAACTGTTCGGTTCTTTGGAACGAAAAAGCCGCGGTTCTTATAGATTGCGGAGTCAGCGCTAAATATATAGAGCAAACTCTTTCTTTTTTGGGGCTTAAGTCTAAAGATTTATCTGCCGCTGTTATAACGCACGCGCATATAGATCACATAAGCGCATCCGGCTTAAACTTTCTTATAAAAAATAATATCCCGCTTTATTCCTGCGAAGATGTTTTAAGCGATATATTTGAAAAATATCCGGATAAAGCCGAAAATTGCAATGCCCGCAAAAGAAACGACGGTTTTAAAATAGAAGATATTAATGTTGAAAGTTTTAGTCTGTATCATAGAGATTCCAAAATTTCCGCTACTCTCGGCTTTACTTTTTCATCGGAAGTTGCGGGAAGAAAATATAAAATAGGCTATGTCACAGATACGGGAAAAGTTTGTAAAAATATAATTAAAAGCCTTGCCGACAGCAATATACTTGTTATAGAATCCAATTACGATGAAGAGATGCTTAGCTCAAGTTTTCGTCCTTATGAGAATAAAAAATGGGTTTTAAGCGAGTTTGGGCATCTTTCAAACGCTGCCTGCGCGCAGGCAATAGCCGAAATTAAAATTTCATCGCGCGCCAAAGACAGTTTAAAGTATGTGTTTCTTGCGCATTTAAGCAAGCATCACAACTATCCGGAACTTGCGCTTAAAGTTGCAAAAGATTGTCTTTCGGCGCAAAAAATTTCAGGCGTAAACGTTTTTTCCGCCAAAAGAAACGTAAAAAGCCGTACAATAAAGATAGCGTAAGCCTTTAGCTCTTTACAAATTTGCTAAAATAGGGTATAAGATAAACAGATTAACTATTTGAAAAAGCATTATATCAACAGAGGGGGAGATTATGGCAGAAGCAAGATGCATGAAATGTAAGAAACAGGTTGAAGTGAAAAATCCTCAGGATGTAATTATGAAAAACGGTATGAAGGCGCTTTCCGGAGTATGTCCGGATTGCGGAACAAAAGTTTTTAAGATTGTAGGAAAAAAATAAGATAGTTTTAAAAGAGCCGGCGAAAAATAATATTTTCGCCGGCTCTTTTTTTATTTAAATTATAAAAAGATAGCGGGAAAATAAGATATATGTTATACTTACGCCGTTAATACATATATATAAGGTGTAACGCTAATAAAATGAAAAAAATACTCTTCTATCTTACGGTTATGTGTGTTTTTGCCGTAAATGCTTACTCTCAAACGGTGAGTGTTTCAAGCTTTACCTACTTGCAGCAACTTTACCAGTCCGGCGGCTCTCAAGATATAAGTTTAACGTCAAACATATCGTTTGCAGATTGGCTTGGCGCTCCGGGGTTTTCCCTTTCAATGTCGGTTGACGGTCAGTCTTTATACTCTTTTGACGGTGCCGGCGCTTACGGCGGCTTTTACGGCGACCCTATGTCTATGGGAAGTTTTTCATTCAATAATACCGCGCTTAAAAATTTTGTAAGTTCAGGAGCGGTTTCGGTAACGTTCGGCACTTTCAATTCTTCAAACACCTCTTTTAGCAATAACGGCAACGTTTTAACCGGCGGAGCCGTTAGTATAGCCTTATCAAACTCCCAATTAGACGGCAATATAGTTTTCAGTTCAAATTCCGCGGGCGCTTCGGGCGGAGCTTTTGCAGTGGTTGCAAGCGATGTTTTGTTTACGGGAAACTCTTATTTTTACGGCAACACGGCGGCTGTAGATGCCGGCGCGCTGCTTGTAACTTTTGACAGTTACGTTACATTTAACGGAAGTTCAATTTATGAAAACAACGTTTCTACTTCCGCTTCCGGAGACGGTTACGGCGGAGCTGTGGCGGTTTTTGAATCTACCGCTATTTTTTCTTACGCGGAATTTAGTTCAAACCTTGCCGACAGAGGCGGGGCTATAGCCGTTATAGACGGAGATTTGCCCGGCAGCGGTTCTTATGTTTCTTTCGGCGACGTAATTTTTAACGGCAATACGGCCACGTCCATAGGCGGCGCGGTATATGCCGACGGGTCGGTAATAGATTTTAACGGCGATGCGCTGTTTCAAGATAACAATGCTCAGTCCGGCGGAGCCGTGCGCGCCGATATTTCCGTTGTAAACTTCAACGGCGACTCCGTTGCGTTTTCTTCAAACCACGCAACATATAACCCCGGCGGAGCATTTTACCTTTTCAGATCTACCGTAAATTTTAATTCCGCATATTCTTCTTTTTCTTACAACGCTTCAAATTTTAACGGCGGCGCAATATTTGCAAACTATAAATCTTCAGTCCTTTTTTCTACGGGCGCCGCTCTTTTTGAAGGAAACAGAGCTTCCCTTAACGGCGGCGCTGTTTACGCGCTTTCTTCAAATGTAGAATTTCAAAATGTAAGTTTTATAAATAACACGGCGCAGAGCGGTTTGGGCGGAGCCGTTTATATAGCGGGTACCGCCGCAAGCGTTGCCACGGCAACGTTTAGAACTTCCGTTCAAGGCTTAAGTTCTTCTACGGTTTTTAGCGGAAACGCCGCAGGCTCGTCGGGTAACGGAATGTATATAGGCGATTATTCAAAAGTTTATTTTATAACGGATTCGGGCGCAAGCGTGGAGATGTATGATAACATAGCTTCCGGCGCAGGCGTAACCGGTTCAAAAATTTATATTTCCGGCGCGGGATATTTTAACCTTTACGCAAACTCGCTTTCAAATAAAGCGGATGTTGAATTATCCGGAAATCTTAATTTTAAAAACGGAGCAGCTCTCGGCGCGGGAATGCTTACGATTAATCCGGGTTCTTTTATAGACATGCTTGACGGCGCGACAAATTCAATAAACGCGGCTTATATCAACAATGCGGGAAGAGTGGATTTAGAAACTTTTGATACGGTAAACGATTCTTTAAACTCTTCCGGCGCTCTTGTTTTAGACGCGGCAAACAGCGTTTTAAATGTAACCATTCAAAATTATACGCCGCAAAAAAGAATATACAAACTTTTCAGTTACGGTTCTCTTGCGGGACAGTTTAACAGCGTAAATATCCTCGGAGTGGCGCTGCTGCCGTCGGATTATCAAATATTATACGGAACCGGTTACGACAGTTTTATCACGCTTATATTAAACGGAGATACGCAGAGCAATTTTAGCGCTATAACGGGGCTTACTTTTAACCAAAGCGAAACGGCGAAAATTTTTGACAATGTTGCGCAAACAGCTTCTGGAGATTTGTTAGATGTAATTTTGGAAGTTCAGCTTTTAAGCAATACCGCCTTGCAGAAAGACGCTTTAGGTCAGAGCGCGGGATATTTTCTTGCAAACGTTTTAAGAAACGCCGCTATAGAATCTTCGCACAAAGACATATACGATAAAATGAACGGTCGCGCAACTTCATCTCTTGTGTCCGGAATATGGGCGCAGGCAATAGGCGGCAACGTTTCCCGCAAAGGCGATGAGAATTCAATAAATGAATTCCGCAGCAACTCTTCCGGCGCAATGATAGGTTATGACAAATTTGATTATAATACAAACGTTGTTTTCGGACTTTTCGGAAAATATAAAAACAGCGATATAAAGCAAGATCCGCAAAATTCTGCCGCGGCAATGAATGCCGGCGCAGGAATTTACGTAGGCTGGATAAGCGAATATGTGGACATTAAAGTTTTGGCTGAAGGCGGTTTTGACAACTATGACACATCAAGATATATTCCGTTTGTAAACAGAACCGCAACGGCAAAATTCAACGGGCTAAACTACGGCGGAAACGTTGAAGCTGCCGCTAAAATTCCGTTAATCGGCAATTTTAAAATAAGACCTTATGCGGGATTTGAAGCTAAAAATTCAAGCTATGAAGATTTTAAAGAAAGCGGCGCGGGAAGTTTAAATTTAAATGTTAAAGGCGGAAACTATTTCAGAAGCGCAGCTCGCGGCGGAATAGGTTTTATTCTTGACAATAAAAATTTTAGTTTCTATGTTCAAGGAGAAGGAAAATATTTAACCTCCGGCGATATCAGCGAAATAGAAAGCGCATTTGACGGCGCAAAATCTTTATCGTTTAAAACGCGCGGATATACGGAAAACAAATTTAGTTACGGCGCGGGCGTTGGCGTGTCGCTTGCGTTTTCTCAATACTTTAGACTATTCGCAAACGGAAATTATTATTCCGGTGCGGATAAATTTGAAGATTTATACGCAAACGCAGGCATAAGAATTGCTTTTGGAGACTCTGCGCCTGTTATTGAAAAAGCGGGCAGCGCAGACGCAAAACCTGCGGAAAAATCTATGCCTTTAACCTCAAACGAACCGCTTGAAACAAGCGAAGTTGCTTATCAGCCGCCTGTGGATGCGCAAAATTATGCTCCTAAAAATCCGCAGCTGCAAGTTCCTGAAACTACGCCTCAAGACGTTAGCGCCGCAGAACAGATTACGGATTTGAATGCCGATACTGCTGCGCCTGAAGACGTTCCTCAAGTTTCTATAGAGAGCGCTTTAGACGCTGTTTCTTCGGATGCGGATAAACTTGCCGCCGACCGGAATCAGCTTCAAAATATTTTGCCGCCAAATGCGGTTCCTGTAACGGATGCGCCGGTTGCGCAGCCTGTTGCCGAGGATGTTCCTGAAGCTGCGGCTGAAGAAGTTCCGTCGGTGCGTCCGTCTATAATTCCTGATAATGCGGTTGCTGTAACTCAAGCGCAGCCTGCGGCTTTTATTGCTGCTGCTGAAGTTTCGGCGCCGGCGCCTGTTGTTGTGGAAGAACCTGTCGCAAAAACTCCGGCTGTAGTTAAACCGGCTGCGGCTCCAAAGAAAGCTGCGGCTGTAAAGCCTGCTGCAAAAAAAGCTAAAACAACTGCGGTGAAATCTAAAGCTGCAGCTAACAATAAGAAAGCCGCAACTGCGGTTAAAAAAGCTGCGCCTAAAAAGGCGGCTGTAGCGGCGGTAAAAAAAGCTCCCGCAAAAAAAGCGGCGGTACAACAAGCTGCGGTAAAAAAGAAATCGGCGGTCAAAACTAAAGTATCTCCGGCAAAAGCGGCTGCAAAAACCGTAAAGCCGGCGGCTAAAAAAGCTCCCGCAAAAAAAGCTTCAGCCAAGAGAGCCGTAAAAAAGAAAATTTAACAATAAAATATAAATAAAAAAAGAGCCGGCTTCTTTTAAGAAGCCGGCTCTTTTTTTATTTTCTATTCTTCGTCGCTTTCATTTTTAGAAGAACGTTTTCTTACTAAGTGGTCTAAAGCCTTTTTTCTCAAACGTATGGAAGTGGGCGTAACTTCTACAAGCTCGTCGGGAGCTATATATTCTACCGCTTGTTCAAGATTCATAATTCTCGCAGGGGTAAGAACTGCCGCGTCGTCGGCGCTTTTGCTTCTCATGTTTGTAAGTTTTTTCTGTTTGCAGGGGTTTACTACCATATCTTTTTCTCTTGAGTTTTGCCCTACAATCATCCCCGCGTAAACTTCAAGCCCTGACCCTACAAAAAGCTGTCCGCTTGTTTGTAAGTTGTCTAAAGCGTAGGCGGTTGTTTTGCCGTGTTCTTTTGCAATAAAAACTCCGTTTGTTCTTAAATCGGAAAGATTTGTTTTTGGAAGGTAATCAAAGAAACTGTGATGCATAATTCCTTCGCCGCGCGTGTTTGTAAGAAACTCGTTTTTAAAACCTATTAAAGCTCTTGCGGGAATTATGTATTCAAGCCTTATTCTGTTTTCGCCTTCGCTTACCATGTTTTCAAGTTTCGCCGCGCGCTTGCCGACAAGTTCAAAAATAACTCCCTGATACTCTGAGTCTATATCAAGGGTAAGGTATTCCATAGGTTCGCAAAGTTTTCCGTTTTTTTCTTTGTAAATTACTTCGGGAGAAGATACGGCAAGCTCAAAACCTTCGCGTCTCATGGTTTCTATTAAAATGGTTAAATGCAATTCGCCTCTTCCTGAAACTTTGAAACGTCCTTCGCCGTCAAGAGGAGTAACTTTCAGCCCTACGTTTGTCTGCGCTTCTTTTTCAAGCCTCTCTTTAAGATGGCGGCTTGTTAAGAATTTTCCTTCGCGTCCGGCAAAAGGGGAATCGTTTACAAGAAAGTCAATTGAAACGGTTGGCTCGTCTATGGAAAGAGGATCAAGCGGCGCTACGTCGTAAATTCCGCAAACCGTGTCGCCTACTTCTACGCCTTCAAGACCTGATATTGCCACAATGTCGCCGGCTTTGCCTTCCTGAACTTCGCGTTTTGCAAGTCCTGCGAATTTATCTATTCTTACGGCTTTTGTAATTTTAGGGTTTGCGACATTTTTTACGTTTACAAGCGCAACCGGCTGACCTTTTCGGACGCTTCCGTTTAAAATTCTGCCTATTCCTATAGCGCCTAAAAAATTGCTGTAATCAAGCATTGTTATCTGCATTTGAAGCGGTTTTTCGGCATTTGCAAACGGCGGCGGAACGTGAGTCATTATGGTTTCAAAAACAGGTTCAATATCCGTTCCTTTTTCTTCCATAACTTTGCTTGCCCAGCCGTCGCGGCCGGAAGCGTAAAGAATAGGGAAATCAAGCTGCTCGTCGGTAGCGCCGAGTTTCATAAATAAATCAAAAACGTCGTCAACAACTTTGCTTGGAGAGGCAAAAGGTTTGTCCATTTTGTTTATTATAACTATCGGGCGAAGCCCCAAAGACAAAGCTTTTCTCAAAACAAATCTTGTCTGCGGCATAGGACCTTCAACCGCGTCCACCATAAGCACTGCGCCGTCAACCATTTTAAGCACGCGTTCAACTTCGCTTCCGAAGTCGGCGTGTCCGGGAGTGTCAACTATATTTATAGTGTTTCCTTTGTAATCTACGGAAGTGCATTTTGCAAGAATGGTAATGCCTCTTTCTCTTTCAAGAGGATTTGAATCTAAAACCATATCCTGCGCGGCGTCGCTTTTTACTTTAAACTGACCTGAAAATTTTAACAGAGAGTCAACAACGGTTGTTTTGCCGTGGTCAACGTGGGCGATAATTGCAATGTTTCTGACGTCGTTTCTTTTCATAAATCCATTAAAAAACCGACCCGAATAAGGGGTCGTATTTTCTTATCCTTTTTTTAGAGTTCGCTTATTATAATATATATTGTGTTTTTTTACAAACAATGCGCGCTTTGCACACGAATAATAGGCGCTTGGATGTAAGCAATGCCGCAACGGCAAAAATACCGAAATTTATTAGCTTTTAAGTTAGTATTTGCCGCACATCTGCTTATCAACTCATCCTCTATTTGCGCTCAAAGCGCGCAACATTGACATTTAAGATACGCTTTTATACAATATATATCTGAAAATACAAGGAGTTTTACATGATAATTTTAACAGGCGGCGCTGGCTTTATAGGCAGCTGTTTTTTATGGAAATTAAACAGTGTCGGTATTAAAGATGTGCTTGTTGTTGACCACCTCAATGAAACCGAAAAGTGGAAGAATCTTGTAGGAAAAAAATATTACGATTACATGCAGAAGGAAGATTTT is a genomic window of Endomicrobium proavitum containing:
- the typA gene encoding translational GTPase TypA; translated protein: MKRNDVRNIAIIAHVDHGKTTVVDSLLKFSGQFKVKSDAAQDMVLDSNPLERERGITILAKCTSVDYKGNTINIVDTPGHADFGSEVERVLKMVDGAVLMVDAVEGPMPQTRFVLRKALSLGLRPIVIINKMDKPFASPSKVVDDVFDLFMKLGATDEQLDFPILYASGRDGWASKVMEEKGTDIEPVFETIMTHVPPPFANAEKPLQMQITMLDYSNFLGAIGIGRILNGSVRKGQPVALVNVKNVANPKITKAVRIDKFAGLAKREVQEGKAGDIVAISGLEGVEVGDTVCGIYDVAPLDPLSIDEPTVSIDFLVNDSPFAGREGKFLTSRHLKERLEKEAQTNVGLKVTPLDGEGRFKVSGRGELHLTILIETMRREGFELAVSSPEVIYKEKNGKLCEPMEYLTLDIDSEYQGVIFELVGKRAAKLENMVSEGENRIRLEYIIPARALIGFKNEFLTNTRGEGIMHHSFFDYLPKTNLSDLRTNGVFIAKEHGKTTAYALDNLQTSGQLFVGSGLEVYAGMIVGQNSREKDMVVNPCKQKKLTNMRSKSADDAAVLTPARIMNLEQAVEYIAPDELVEVTPTSIRLRKKALDHLVRKRSSKNESDEE
- a CDS encoding autotransporter outer membrane beta-barrel domain-containing protein, with product MKKILFYLTVMCVFAVNAYSQTVSVSSFTYLQQLYQSGGSQDISLTSNISFADWLGAPGFSLSMSVDGQSLYSFDGAGAYGGFYGDPMSMGSFSFNNTALKNFVSSGAVSVTFGTFNSSNTSFSNNGNVLTGGAVSIALSNSQLDGNIVFSSNSAGASGGAFAVVASDVLFTGNSYFYGNTAAVDAGALLVTFDSYVTFNGSSIYENNVSTSASGDGYGGAVAVFESTAIFSYAEFSSNLADRGGAIAVIDGDLPGSGSYVSFGDVIFNGNTATSIGGAVYADGSVIDFNGDALFQDNNAQSGGAVRADISVVNFNGDSVAFSSNHATYNPGGAFYLFRSTVNFNSAYSSFSYNASNFNGGAIFANYKSSVLFSTGAALFEGNRASLNGGAVYALSSNVEFQNVSFINNTAQSGLGGAVYIAGTAASVATATFRTSVQGLSSSTVFSGNAAGSSGNGMYIGDYSKVYFITDSGASVEMYDNIASGAGVTGSKIYISGAGYFNLYANSLSNKADVELSGNLNFKNGAALGAGMLTINPGSFIDMLDGATNSINAAYINNAGRVDLETFDTVNDSLNSSGALVLDAANSVLNVTIQNYTPQKRIYKLFSYGSLAGQFNSVNILGVALLPSDYQILYGTGYDSFITLILNGDTQSNFSAITGLTFNQSETAKIFDNVAQTASGDLLDVILEVQLLSNTALQKDALGQSAGYFLANVLRNAAIESSHKDIYDKMNGRATSSLVSGIWAQAIGGNVSRKGDENSINEFRSNSSGAMIGYDKFDYNTNVVFGLFGKYKNSDIKQDPQNSAAAMNAGAGIYVGWISEYVDIKVLAEGGFDNYDTSRYIPFVNRTATAKFNGLNYGGNVEAAAKIPLIGNFKIRPYAGFEAKNSSYEDFKESGAGSLNLNVKGGNYFRSAARGGIGFILDNKNFSFYVQGEGKYLTSGDISEIESAFDGAKSLSFKTRGYTENKFSYGAGVGVSLAFSQYFRLFANGNYYSGADKFEDLYANAGIRIAFGDSAPVIEKAGSADAKPAEKSMPLTSNEPLETSEVAYQPPVDAQNYAPKNPQLQVPETTPQDVSAAEQITDLNADTAAPEDVPQVSIESALDAVSSDADKLAADRNQLQNILPPNAVPVTDAPVAQPVAEDVPEAAAEEVPSVRPSIIPDNAVAVTQAQPAAFIAAAEVSAPAPVVVEEPVAKTPAVVKPAAAPKKAAAVKPAAKKAKTTAVKSKAAANNKKAATAVKKAAPKKAAVAAVKKAPAKKAAVQQAAVKKKSAVKTKVSPAKAAAKTVKPAAKKAPAKKASAKRAVKKKI